The DNA region GAAAAATTAATGTTGAAAAATTAATTAACGGTAACTATGTTTTAAGTGTACAGCTTAATAACGGAGAAGTGGTAACCGAAAAACTGATGATTAAGAAATAAGTTCAGATTTTGTATTATAGTTGAAGGATGGCAATCGCCATCCTTTTTTTTTGTTAAAAACGCTGTGACTGTAGGTAATCATCGAAAATTTTTCTATGATGTGAAACTGTTTTTCTAGACGAGCTTTAGAAGATAAACAACATTGAACTTAAAACCTGAAACCTGAAACTTGAAACTTGAAACTCCAAAATCTTTACAACTGTACCATTTCCGTAACCTCTACATCATATCCACCGACAAGCGGTTTCTGGTTAACATTCTGGGTGATGACGCGGAATTTGTTGATGCCGAGATTTTTCAGGATCTGCGTCCCGATACCGTAATCCCTGAAGTTGGAAGCCAAGGTCGGGCGTTTTTCCTGCCCATCCTGGAAATCTAAGAATTGCTGAAGTTTACGCATCGTATTTTCGGAATTCGACACATTATTGATGAAAATCAAAGCGCCTTTTCCTTCGTCGTTAATCATATTGGTCACCTTTTCCAGTAAAGGTTTTTCGCCGGTAATCAGTCGGCTCAATGCGTCGAAATAGGAATTCGACGACTGTACCCTAACCAAAACCGGCTCATCTTCCGCCCAACTTCCTTTGGTTAAGGCGAAATGCATCTGCTCCGTACTCGTTTCCTTAAATGCAAAAAAATCGAAATCGCCATAAAAAGTCTTCACCTTTCTTTCTTCGATTCTTTCGATGAGGTTGCCTTTTCGCAATTGGTATTCAATCAAATCCTCAATAGAAACGATCTTTAGTCCGTGTTTCTGCGCGAGTTCGTGCAGTTGAGGCAAACGCGCCATTGAACCGTCCTCGTTCATAATTTCGCAAATCACGCCGCCTTCTTTCAGCCCAGCAAGTTTGGTGAGGTCGATCGCAGCTTCGGTGTGGCCCGCTCTTTTTAGAACACCGCCCTTTTTCGCCCGAAGCGGAAAAATGTGACCTGGACGCATAAAATCCGTCGGCTTCGTTTTTTCATCCATCAAAGCCAAAATCGTCTTACTTCTGTCGCTTGCAGAAATTCCTGTAGAAACACCTTCTCCCAGCAAATCCACAGAAACGGTAAACGCGGTTTCTTTCGGGTCGCTGCTTCTCGTGACCATAATGTCGAGTCCGAGTTCGTCGCAACGTTTTTCCGGAAGCGGCGTACAGATCAAACCTCTTCCGTGAAGGGTCATAAAGTTGATGATTTCGGGAGTTGTCAGTTCCGCTGCAGAAAGAAAATCGCCCTCGTTTTCGCGGTTTTCGTCATCAACAACGATGATGATTTTACCATTTCTCAGGTCTTCGATGGCTTCTGGAATCGTATTGAGTTTAATATCGGACATTTTTACTTTTAAGATTTCTGCAAAGATACTCACAATTAGCCCCAACTGCAATTTTTATTTGGGCGTCTTCATCCGTCTTCCGCTCCCAATCTTTTTTTCCAGCCGCCGAAATCCCATTCAAAAAAAAAGGATTTCCGCTCAAGCCGGGACGCGGGGTTGGGCATTCTAAGAAAGGGTATTCAATAATTCAAAGGAGCGAAATCAATAGCAACGATTTCAATAGCGACGGTTTCAATAGGAACGGGCTTTAGCCCGTTTAGAAGGGGAAATAATCAATTGGCTTTAGCCGAAACTTTTGGAAATTGAACTTTAAAAAAATAAGGTAAGAAATTACGACAAAGAATCCACCACGTTCCTGAAAATCCCGTACGATTTCAGCCGCGCTTCGTGGTCGTAGATATGCGACGTAATCATAATTTCATCCACATTAAACATTTTCTGGAAATTCTCCGTTTGCCTTTTTACGGTTTCTTCGCTTCCAATAAAACTGTACCGCAGCTTTTGGAGCACTCCCGCTTTTTCCATCGGGTTCCAGATTTCGTCCATATCATCAACTGGCGGTGAATAAGGTTTTCTGTCGTTTCTGATAATATTGATGAACGCCTGATAAAGCGTGGTCGCCAATTTTTTTGCTTCGTCATCGGTTTCTGCGGCAATTCCGTTGACGCATGCGATGATATAAGGTTCGGGAAATTTTTCGCTCGGTTTGTAGTTGTCGCGGTAAATTTCGAATGCGAAACTCATCATTTCTGGCGCGAAATGTCCCGCAAAAGCATACGGCAAACCAAATTCCGCAGCAAGCCACGCCGAATCGGTACTCGAACCCAATACATAAATCGGGATGTCGCAACCTTCACCAGGAATTGCGCGAACTGCACCCTCGGAATTCTCCGAAGAGAAATATTGCTGCAATTCCCTGATCTGTCGCGGGAACTGCTCATTAATAATCATCGGATTTCTTCCAAGAGCTTTTGCGGTGAGTCCATCGGTTCCTGGTGCTCTTCCTACTCCCAAATCGATTCTTTCCGGGAACAGACTTTCAAGCGTTCCAAACTGTTCTGCAATTACAAGCGAACTGTGATTGGGAAGCATCACTCCGCCTGAACCGACACGGATTTTGGAAGTTCCATTGGCAATAAAACCTATCAGCACCGAAGTTGCCGAACTCGCGATCGACGCCATATTGTGGTGTTCGGCGAGCCAAAATCTTTTGTAATCAAGTTTCTCAACAAACCTCGCCAAATCGAGACTGTCCTGAAAGGTGTCGTGAATGGTCTTATTTTGTTTTACGGGCGCCAAATCCAAAACGGAGATTTCGAATGGTTTCATACATGTTCTGTTTTTTCGGTTGTAACAAACTCGGAATTTTTTTGCAGGAAATTTTCCGCCCTTTAGGGTTGGGGTAAATGAAAATTTCCGATTCTACCAATAGCTCTGTATCAAGATATTACCTGTCCTTGCTAAACAACGTGCTGTTGCGTACTTGAAGTACAACTATTTTTTAAATTGTTTCCTTGCGTCGTTGCGATTAAAATTAAATATTTAACAAAGAGAAAATGAAATTTTATTGATATTTGCGTTTCAATCAAAACAATAAAATGCGGATATTCCCAATTTTGCTCCTACTGATTTTTTCGCACAAAATCTTTGCCCAACAGAATGCTCCTGCCAATTCGGCAGAGGAAATTGTTTTTCCGAAGATTAAGTCCTCGATTACGATGCCCGTAAAGATTCCGTTGTCAGAGATTTCAAACATCATCAATGCGTCGGTTCCCCAACTGATTTTTCAGGACGATTCCTATTCCGACAACAATAACGACCAGTTTAAGGTAAAAGTTTGGAAAACAAGACCGATCCGATTAGTAGGCGGAACTCAGCAAAATCTTCTGATCGAAGTCCCGCTGAAAATCTGGGCAGAAAAAGGGGTGGGAACTTTTGGCGTTTACAGCTATCAGAACACGACTTTTGAAACGGTGATGTACTTCAATTCGCAGCTCACCTTTAATAATAACTGGACCATTGCCACGAAAACTCAGCCGATGGGCTTCAAATGGGTGACGAAACCTGTTCTGGATTACGGCAGAATAAAAGTTCCCATCACTTCGCTTGTAGAATCGAGTTTAAAGAAACAGCAGCAGGATTTCTGCAAAACCATCGACGAAATGATGTCGAAGCAGCTCAACTTTCAACCGTATGCAGTGACTGCATGGAACCAGTTTTCGCAACCGTTCCACATTTCGGAGGAATACAGTACCTGGCTGAAAGTGACACCGATCGCCATCAATATTTCGCCATTGGTATTCTACGGAAATCAGATCGAGGCCAATATCGGAATCGACACTTATTCGGAGACCTTTACTGGAAGCAGACCGCAGGATTCGCCTTTAATTAAAACCATTGCCAACTTCAATTCGGTGCAGACGCTGCCGCAGAAGTTTCTGTTGCAAACCACCGCCAATATTCCTTTCACAGAAGCGACAAGAATTGCGGAAAAGATGTTTTTGGACAAGGAATTCGACTTTCGTGAAGGAAAATCAAAAATAAAGATCACGGGAATCAAAGTATATGGCGATAGAGAAAAAGTGATGATTGAAGCAAAAACGGAGGGTTCGGTTGAGGGAACTTCCTTTATTTCCGGTATTCCCGTTTATGATGAAACGAAAAGGAAAATTGTTCTGAGCGGAACCAAGTTTAAACTGCAAACCAAAAATATCCTGCAGAAAACGGCGACCTTGCTTTTCCAGGGAAAAATTGTGAGGATAATCGAGGACGAATACGGAATCCCAACCGCAGAATTGGAGGATTCGTCAAGGAAGAGCATAGAGGAGACCTTTAATAAAGAATATTATAAAGGGCTGAAAATGCAGGGAAAAGTGTTCAATCTAAAACCGTCGAAAATTATTGTGAATCCATCGGCAATAACTGCGGTGATCGACACGGAGGCACAATTAAAGATGCTGGTTCAGGGATTTCAGTTATAATCGAAAACTAATTTTTCAGAAGTTGGAAAAATTCTTATATTTGCAAACCCAAATGGTACTTTGGCCGAGTGGTTAGGCAGTGGTCTGCAACACCATCTACAGCGGTTCGAATCCGCTAGGTACCTCTTTTTTTAGCAAGTTATTGATTTTCAATAGCTTGCTTTTTCGTTTTAAGCAATTTTCTAATTTTTAACGTTTCTTTAACACCGCGTTGGTTTTGTTTTTGGCATACTCCTACCAACGATGACAAAAAAATCTATTTATTATTTAAAAAATTAAAGTTATGAAAAATATAGTATTAACAGGTTTGATGTCAGTTCTAATGCTGACCGCCTGTAAAAAGGACAACACGGTAGCTGAAAAATCTTTAGAACAACAAAAAGTTGAATTCCAACAAAGACAGCTCGAAATAGAAAAACAAAAACTCGCGATCGAAAAAGAAAGAATGGCTTACGAAACCCAAAAGAAAGCCGACAGTATCGCCGAAGTAAATAAAGCAAAAGCCGCTACTGCAGCAGCTGCAGCCGCTAAACCTAAAGTTGTTACCAGAACCAGAACGGTTTATGTAAACAACACACCGAGAAGAGCTTCAAGCTCTGGAACTTACGCAGGAACTACCGGTTCACAGGGAACTTCCGCAGGAACTACTCAGGGAACAACCCAGAAACAGGGAATGAGTAAAGCAGCCAAAGGTACAATTATCGGTACTGTAGGTGGTGCAGCAGCAGGTGCGATCATCAACAAGAATAACCGTGGTGCAGGTGCCGTAATCGGAGGAATCGTAGGTGGAGCAACCGGTTATGCAATTGGTAGAGCACAGGATAGAAAAGACGGTAGAGTGCAGCCGAAATAATAACACCAAACACTCATCATATTGAAAGATTGCTTACTTTTAAGCAATCTTTTTTTGTGAACTGAAATGAAAATATTTTTACCGTTCGTATTGGGTGCAGGAATTTTTCTTAATGCCCAACAAAATGTAGTCATCCACAGTGGGACACCTACAGAACCAACCATCGCCATTCATCCCACAAATCCAAATATCGTGGTTGCTGCGGCAAACATTAACAATTATTACTTCTCCACAAACGGCGGACAAAACTGGACCAGGAGAACTTTGACTTCGACTTATGGAGTTTGGGGCGATCCGGTGATGGTTTTCGACAATACGGGAAATCTCTTTTTTGGACATTTGTCGAATCCTTCTTCAGGAAGCTGGCTCGACAGAATCGTGGTGCAGAAATCCACCGATGGCGGCGTAACTTACAACAACGGAAGTTTTGCGGGACTGAACGGAAAACAGCACGACAAACAATGGCTCGCTGTCGACACCAACAACAACCTGTATATGATATGGACTCAGTTTGATTCCTACGGAAGTACAAATCCGAACCACAAAACGTCTATCCTTTTTGCAAAATCGACTGATGGCGGAGCTTCGTGGAGTACCGCAAAAAAAATTAATGAAGTTGACGGCGATTGCAACGACGAAGACAATACCGTTGAAGGTGCCGTTCCCGCAATCGGTCCCAATAACGAGATGTATGTTTCCTGGGCGGGAGCAGCAGGTTTGGTTTTCGACCGATCGCTCGACGGCGGAAATACCTGGTTGACCAACGACATTAAAATTGCCGACATTCCCGGAGGTTGGGATTATATGATTCCTGGAGTTGACCGTTGCAACGGTTTGCCGGTTACTGCGTGCGACGTGAGCAACGGACCCAACCGCGGCACTATCTACGTCAACTGGAGCGACCAAAGAAACGGCACCGATAATACCGACATTTTCCTCAGCAAATCCACCGATGGCGGAAATACTTGGTCGGCACCGATTAAGGTAAATAATGACAATTCTGGAAAACACCAGTTCTTGACCTGGATGACGATCGACCAATCCAACGGAAACCTGTATTTCGTTTTCTATGACCGCAGAAGTTATAACGACAACCGCACCGATGTTTATATAGCAAAGTCAACCGACGGCGGACAAACCTTTACCAATATGAAAATCAACGAGATCACATTTACTCCTAATGATCAGATCTTCTTTGGTGATTATACCAATATCGCAGTAAAAAATGGGAGAGTACACGCAATTTGGGGTGACCAAGTCGGCGGAAATAGTCGCATTGTAACTGCTGCGATTAATAGTGACCAAATTCTGCAAACTGTTGAATCTCACGATGACCACCAGATTTCATTTTTCCCGAATCCTGTTGTGAATGAAGCATTTGTGTCTTACAAATTACGTGAGGAGTCGCTGGTTGAAATCAATATTTATGACATGAGCGGCAAGAAAGTTCACAAGGTTTTGAAAGAAAAACAGGGTTACGGAAAATACATCCAAAAGATTGATGTAGAACACCTGAAACTGCCGAGAGGAAACTACCTGTGTGAACTGAAAGTAAACCACGAACTAAAAAAATCGGTGAAGTTTATTAAATAGCGGGTGTTTTATCTTTTACTTTCTGCGATTTTTCTGCTGCCGATTTTATGGGGAATCGGAGAGGTTTTCAGTCGGGTTTTTAAAATCGCGACCAAAGAATTTTCGTGGAAAATCATTTTCGGGATTTTCTCGCTTTCATTGGTTTTTACAGGCATTGCGTTTTTTGCACCATTAAGCTTGCATGTTGAGGTCGCAACGATCGTCATCGGCTTGTCTTCATTTTTTTGGTTCAAAGGTTACCTGCAATTTTGGGATTTCTTTTCGCGACAGAAATTGTCTCTCTGGTTTTTTGGCGGAGCGGTTTTATTCTTCGGTTCATTTTATCCGTTCATCCTTGATCATTTCGGGTATTATGTTCCGACGGTCAAATGGATTTCCGAGGTAGGTTTGGTTAAGGGAATTTCCAACCTCGATCTGCTTTTGGGGCAAATGTCGGTTTGGCATATTTTT from Chryseobacterium suipulveris includes:
- a CDS encoding DUF4403 family protein; this encodes MRIFPILLLLIFSHKIFAQQNAPANSAEEIVFPKIKSSITMPVKIPLSEISNIINASVPQLIFQDDSYSDNNNDQFKVKVWKTRPIRLVGGTQQNLLIEVPLKIWAEKGVGTFGVYSYQNTTFETVMYFNSQLTFNNNWTIATKTQPMGFKWVTKPVLDYGRIKVPITSLVESSLKKQQQDFCKTIDEMMSKQLNFQPYAVTAWNQFSQPFHISEEYSTWLKVTPIAINISPLVFYGNQIEANIGIDTYSETFTGSRPQDSPLIKTIANFNSVQTLPQKFLLQTTANIPFTEATRIAEKMFLDKEFDFREGKSKIKITGIKVYGDREKVMIEAKTEGSVEGTSFISGIPVYDETKRKIVLSGTKFKLQTKNILQKTATLLFQGKIVRIIEDEYGIPTAELEDSSRKSIEETFNKEYYKGLKMQGKVFNLKPSKIIVNPSAITAVIDTEAQLKMLVQGFQL
- a CDS encoding LLM class flavin-dependent oxidoreductase, with product MKPFEISVLDLAPVKQNKTIHDTFQDSLDLARFVEKLDYKRFWLAEHHNMASIASSATSVLIGFIANGTSKIRVGSGGVMLPNHSSLVIAEQFGTLESLFPERIDLGVGRAPGTDGLTAKALGRNPMIINEQFPRQIRELQQYFSSENSEGAVRAIPGEGCDIPIYVLGSSTDSAWLAAEFGLPYAFAGHFAPEMMSFAFEIYRDNYKPSEKFPEPYIIACVNGIAAETDDEAKKLATTLYQAFINIIRNDRKPYSPPVDDMDEIWNPMEKAGVLQKLRYSFIGSEETVKRQTENFQKMFNVDEIMITSHIYDHEARLKSYGIFRNVVDSLS
- a CDS encoding T9SS type A sorting domain-containing protein → MKIFLPFVLGAGIFLNAQQNVVIHSGTPTEPTIAIHPTNPNIVVAAANINNYYFSTNGGQNWTRRTLTSTYGVWGDPVMVFDNTGNLFFGHLSNPSSGSWLDRIVVQKSTDGGVTYNNGSFAGLNGKQHDKQWLAVDTNNNLYMIWTQFDSYGSTNPNHKTSILFAKSTDGGASWSTAKKINEVDGDCNDEDNTVEGAVPAIGPNNEMYVSWAGAAGLVFDRSLDGGNTWLTNDIKIADIPGGWDYMIPGVDRCNGLPVTACDVSNGPNRGTIYVNWSDQRNGTDNTDIFLSKSTDGGNTWSAPIKVNNDNSGKHQFLTWMTIDQSNGNLYFVFYDRRSYNDNRTDVYIAKSTDGGQTFTNMKINEITFTPNDQIFFGDYTNIAVKNGRVHAIWGDQVGGNSRIVTAAINSDQILQTVESHDDHQISFFPNPVVNEAFVSYKLREESLVEINIYDMSGKKVHKVLKEKQGYGKYIQKIDVEHLKLPRGNYLCELKVNHELKKSVKFIK
- a CDS encoding YMGG-like glycine zipper-containing protein, with protein sequence MKNIVLTGLMSVLMLTACKKDNTVAEKSLEQQKVEFQQRQLEIEKQKLAIEKERMAYETQKKADSIAEVNKAKAATAAAAAAKPKVVTRTRTVYVNNTPRRASSSGTYAGTTGSQGTSAGTTQGTTQKQGMSKAAKGTIIGTVGGAAAGAIINKNNRGAGAVIGGIVGGATGYAIGRAQDRKDGRVQPK
- the ribB gene encoding 3,4-dihydroxy-2-butanone-4-phosphate synthase; this encodes MSDIKLNTIPEAIEDLRNGKIIIVVDDENRENEGDFLSAAELTTPEIINFMTLHGRGLICTPLPEKRCDELGLDIMVTRSSDPKETAFTVSVDLLGEGVSTGISASDRSKTILALMDEKTKPTDFMRPGHIFPLRAKKGGVLKRAGHTEAAIDLTKLAGLKEGGVICEIMNEDGSMARLPQLHELAQKHGLKIVSIEDLIEYQLRKGNLIERIEERKVKTFYGDFDFFAFKETSTEQMHFALTKGSWAEDEPVLVRVQSSNSYFDALSRLITGEKPLLEKVTNMINDEGKGALIFINNVSNSENTMRKLQQFLDFQDGQEKRPTLASNFRDYGIGTQILKNLGINKFRVITQNVNQKPLVGGYDVEVTEMVQL